One part of the Segnochrobactrum spirostomi genome encodes these proteins:
- a CDS encoding HlyD family secretion protein gives MIVLLGLGGAGWWGYNYWTVGRFHVETDDAYVQADITHLSAKVSGYVSALPVEENTPVKAGDLIAKIDDADYKVALDSAKAKVDSARATIARIGSQINAQEALIDQAKAQVESADAELTRATNDFNRAQTLMKGPAGMQKTLDDATTDLSKAKAALLSAKAQVASAQGQRDVMVAQKLEAERQLASDETAVRQAELDLGHTEIRAPVDGVFGNKAINLGGYVQPGTRIGALVPSGAYYVEANFKETQLGAIKPGLQATVSVDALDGNALHGTVRSISPGSGATFSLLPPDNATGNFTKITQRVPVRIAITPSDETNAMLRPGLSVIVTVDTREGGPGAANAAPAPAKPTP, from the coding sequence GTGATCGTTCTGCTCGGGCTCGGCGGCGCCGGCTGGTGGGGCTACAATTATTGGACGGTCGGCCGTTTCCACGTCGAAACCGACGACGCCTATGTCCAGGCCGACATCACCCACCTGTCGGCGAAGGTGTCCGGCTACGTGAGCGCGCTGCCGGTCGAGGAGAACACCCCGGTCAAAGCCGGTGACCTCATCGCGAAGATCGACGACGCCGACTACAAGGTCGCACTCGATTCCGCGAAGGCGAAGGTCGATTCCGCGCGGGCGACGATCGCCCGCATCGGTTCACAGATCAACGCGCAGGAAGCCCTGATCGATCAGGCCAAGGCGCAGGTCGAATCCGCGGACGCCGAACTCACCCGCGCCACCAACGACTTCAACCGCGCCCAGACCCTGATGAAGGGCCCGGCCGGGATGCAGAAGACGCTCGACGACGCGACCACCGACCTTTCCAAGGCGAAGGCGGCGCTGCTGTCGGCGAAGGCGCAGGTCGCCTCGGCCCAAGGTCAGCGCGACGTCATGGTCGCCCAGAAGCTCGAGGCCGAGCGTCAGCTCGCCTCGGACGAGACTGCCGTCCGGCAGGCCGAACTCGACCTCGGCCACACCGAGATCCGTGCCCCCGTGGACGGCGTGTTCGGCAACAAGGCGATCAATCTCGGCGGCTACGTGCAGCCGGGCACCCGCATCGGCGCTCTCGTTCCGAGCGGGGCCTATTATGTCGAGGCGAACTTCAAGGAGACCCAGCTCGGCGCGATCAAGCCGGGTCTCCAGGCGACCGTTTCGGTCGACGCGCTCGACGGCAATGCGCTGCACGGGACGGTGAGGAGCATCTCGCCGGGCTCCGGGGCCACCTTCAGCCTGCTGCCGCCCGATAACGCCACCGGCAACTTCACCAAGATCACCCAGCGCGTGCCGGTGCGCATCGCAATCACGCCGAGCGACGAGACGAACGCGATGCTGCGTCCGGGACTCTCGGTGATCGTGACGGTCGACACCCGCGAAGGCGGGCCGGGGGCCGCGAACGCCGCGCCCGCCCCGGCGAAGCCGACGCCCTGA
- a CDS encoding PqiB family protein → MPVLAALIAGFLAWHTMQKEGPVITIRFTNASGIEIGKTPIKFKDVKLGVVSDIALADDLRGVVISAQMTREADRLLTNHARFWVVSPHASLTQISGLDTLLSGAYIAIDPGAQGGETKHKFIGLSQAPIVQSDVTGTTYIVNAERLGSLNAGSPVFFRDFPVGHVLGYDASDLDKGVALQVFVRSPYDRYVRKGSNFWNASGIGIKFGAEGVELQIESLEAVLAGGIAFDTPQNAEKTDVAAADTKFQLYKNQADADAAHYHRRISFVSYFEGSWVSGLGQGSPVEIYGIQVGRVTSVSLGYQRNKGKFRVPVYFDIEPGRIGLPEEEITDADLERNVKLMIDRGLRTQLRANNILTGQQVLALDFFPNAPPKDTYREGDSLVMPSMPAQIEGFARSATDIMNKISALPFAEIGENLNKLLKNTDALVSSPDLQQSIASLKSTLLGVQSFMKAMEEDLTPALKKLPELSDDLQAILKQGTKLATSIDSAYGSNSRFQRDLDRTMLQVNDAVRSIRVVADLLSAHPEALILGRSGKGSN, encoded by the coding sequence GTGCCCGTCCTCGCCGCTTTGATCGCCGGCTTCCTCGCCTGGCACACGATGCAGAAGGAGGGGCCGGTCATCACCATCCGCTTCACCAACGCGAGCGGCATCGAAATCGGCAAGACGCCGATCAAGTTCAAGGATGTGAAGCTCGGGGTGGTGAGCGACATCGCCCTCGCCGACGATCTCCGGGGCGTCGTCATCTCGGCGCAGATGACGCGGGAGGCCGACCGCCTGCTGACGAACCATGCGCGCTTCTGGGTCGTCTCGCCGCACGCCAGCCTGACCCAGATCTCGGGGCTCGATACGCTCCTATCCGGCGCCTACATCGCGATCGACCCGGGCGCTCAGGGCGGCGAGACGAAGCACAAGTTCATCGGCCTCTCTCAGGCCCCGATCGTCCAGTCCGACGTGACCGGCACCACCTACATCGTCAACGCCGAACGGCTCGGATCGCTCAATGCCGGCTCGCCGGTGTTCTTCCGCGATTTCCCGGTCGGTCACGTGCTCGGCTACGACGCGAGCGACCTCGACAAGGGCGTTGCGCTCCAGGTCTTCGTGCGCTCCCCGTACGACCGCTATGTCCGCAAGGGCTCGAATTTCTGGAATGCCTCGGGCATCGGCATCAAGTTCGGGGCCGAAGGCGTCGAGTTGCAGATCGAATCCCTCGAGGCCGTGCTCGCCGGCGGCATCGCTTTCGACACGCCGCAGAACGCGGAGAAGACCGATGTCGCCGCAGCGGACACCAAGTTCCAGCTCTACAAGAACCAGGCCGATGCGGATGCGGCGCACTATCACCGCCGCATCTCCTTCGTGTCCTACTTCGAAGGATCGTGGGTCAGCGGCCTCGGCCAGGGATCGCCGGTCGAGATCTACGGCATCCAGGTCGGACGCGTGACGTCCGTGTCGCTGGGCTATCAGCGCAACAAGGGCAAATTCCGGGTCCCCGTCTATTTCGATATCGAGCCCGGTCGCATCGGCCTTCCCGAGGAGGAAATCACCGACGCGGACCTCGAACGCAACGTCAAGCTGATGATCGACCGCGGGCTGCGCACCCAGCTCCGCGCCAACAACATCCTGACGGGCCAGCAGGTTCTCGCGCTCGACTTCTTCCCCAACGCTCCGCCGAAGGACACCTACCGCGAGGGCGATTCGCTGGTGATGCCGTCGATGCCGGCCCAGATCGAGGGCTTCGCCCGCTCGGCGACCGACATCATGAACAAGATCTCGGCGCTTCCGTTCGCCGAAATCGGCGAGAACCTCAACAAGCTCCTGAAGAATACGGACGCGCTCGTCAGCTCGCCCGATCTTCAGCAGTCGATCGCCAGCCTGAAGAGCACCCTCCTCGGCGTGCAGTCCTTCATGAAGGCGATGGAAGAGGACCTGACCCCGGCGCTGAAGAAGCTCCCCGAGCTGTCCGACGACCTTCAGGCCATCCTGAAGCAGGGCACGAAGCTCGCCACCTCGATCGACAGCGCCTACGGCAGCAATTCCCGCTTCCAGCGCGATCTCGATCGCACCATGCTCCAGGTCAACGATGCGGTGCGGTCGATCCGCGTCGTGGCGGACCTGCTCAGCGCCCACCCGGAGGCGCTCATTCTCGGCCGTTCGGGCAAAGGATCAAACTGA
- a CDS encoding energy-coupling factor ABC transporter permease, which translates to MHIEPGLVDAGKIWLSYVTGAGAGLYALKLAGDAAKERGLASLVARTAATTALVFSFFEILPHYPVGVSEVHLILGSTLFLVFGAAPAALGLAFGLLVQGLFFAPFDLPQYGMNVTTLLVPLFGLSALAGRIIAPKTPYVDLKYRQALALSTAYQAGIVAWVGFWAFYGRGFTAENATSIVSFGGAYMLVIIVEPLVDLGVLAVAKLAARFKANPLFERRLYEAA; encoded by the coding sequence ATGCATATCGAACCCGGTCTCGTCGATGCGGGCAAAATTTGGCTGAGCTATGTCACCGGCGCGGGTGCAGGCCTTTATGCGCTGAAGCTCGCCGGCGACGCGGCGAAAGAGCGCGGCCTCGCCTCGCTCGTGGCGCGCACGGCCGCGACCACCGCCCTCGTCTTCTCGTTCTTCGAGATCCTGCCGCATTATCCGGTGGGCGTTTCCGAGGTGCACCTGATCCTCGGCTCGACGCTGTTCCTCGTCTTCGGCGCCGCGCCGGCGGCCCTCGGACTCGCCTTCGGTCTCCTCGTCCAGGGCCTGTTCTTCGCCCCGTTCGACCTGCCCCAATACGGCATGAACGTGACAACACTGCTGGTGCCGCTGTTCGGCCTTTCGGCGCTCGCCGGCCGGATCATCGCGCCCAAGACGCCCTACGTGGACCTGAAATATCGGCAGGCCCTCGCGCTCTCGACCGCCTATCAGGCCGGCATCGTGGCCTGGGTCGGCTTCTGGGCCTTCTACGGCCGCGGCTTCACGGCGGAGAACGCGACGTCGATCGTCTCGTTCGGCGGTGCTTACATGCTCGTCATCATCGTCGAGCCGCTTGTTGATCTCGGCGTGCTCGCCGTGGCCAAGCTCGCTGCCCGCTTCAAGGCGAACCCGCTGTTCGAGCGCCGCCTCTACGAAGCGGCCTGA
- a CDS encoding paraquat-inducible protein A, whose product MPRLRPDPSGAPLQLGESARCERCGATMVRARTNPIDRSLAFVIAAIAMFGLALFTPFLSISMSGQEVSAEIVTGSIELDLQGFWELGLLVAITTLFAPVIRLASSTYVLLALRLPRPPHHLAAVFRWNILLRPWSMIEVYLIAVFVAYAKLIDLAQIEIGIAMFAFAAVMVTMSAADMALEPDAVWAAIDRREHAHRTLPVDVNSAHLVGCECCGLVSEAADHDAHCPRCGAPLHHRKPDSLARTWALVIAAIILYIPANVYPVMTVVSLGNKMPATILGGVVELIQAGMWPLALLVFFASVTVPVLKLLGLIALLISTYRGRSHGLRDRSRLYRIIEVIGRWSMIDVFMISILVGVVRLGNIATIEPGLGAVSFAGVVIVTMIAAECFDPRLMWDAAGQNPHAAARTAHAEDPNTPTLALNGHAYD is encoded by the coding sequence ATGCCGCGATTGCGGCCTGATCCATCAGGTGCCCCCCTGCAACTCGGCGAGAGCGCACGCTGCGAACGCTGCGGCGCGACCATGGTGCGTGCCCGCACCAACCCGATCGACCGTTCGCTGGCCTTCGTGATCGCGGCGATCGCGATGTTCGGCCTCGCGCTGTTCACACCGTTCCTGTCGATCTCGATGAGCGGCCAGGAGGTCAGCGCCGAGATCGTGACGGGGTCGATCGAACTCGACTTGCAGGGATTCTGGGAACTCGGGCTGCTCGTGGCGATCACCACGCTGTTCGCGCCAGTGATTCGCCTCGCCTCCTCGACCTACGTGCTGTTGGCGTTGCGTCTGCCCCGACCGCCGCACCATCTTGCCGCGGTCTTCCGCTGGAACATCCTGCTTAGGCCTTGGTCGATGATCGAGGTCTATCTCATTGCGGTGTTCGTCGCCTACGCGAAGCTCATCGACCTGGCGCAGATCGAGATCGGCATCGCCATGTTCGCGTTCGCCGCGGTGATGGTGACGATGTCCGCCGCGGATATGGCGCTCGAACCGGACGCGGTGTGGGCCGCGATCGATCGGCGCGAGCATGCCCACCGCACCTTGCCGGTCGATGTCAATTCCGCTCACCTCGTCGGCTGCGAATGCTGTGGCCTTGTTTCAGAGGCGGCGGATCACGATGCCCACTGCCCGCGCTGCGGCGCGCCGCTGCATCACCGCAAGCCCGACAGCCTCGCGCGCACCTGGGCGCTCGTGATCGCGGCAATCATCCTCTACATCCCGGCCAACGTCTATCCGGTGATGACGGTCGTCTCCCTGGGCAACAAAATGCCGGCGACGATTCTGGGCGGTGTCGTCGAGCTCATCCAGGCCGGCATGTGGCCGCTCGCGCTCCTCGTCTTCTTCGCGAGCGTCACGGTGCCGGTCCTCAAGCTGCTCGGTCTCATCGCGCTCCTCATCTCGACCTATCGCGGCCGGAGCCACGGCCTGCGCGACCGTTCGCGGCTCTATCGCATCATCGAGGTCATCGGCCGCTGGTCGATGATCGACGTCTTCATGATCTCGATCCTCGTCGGCGTCGTGCGGCTCGGCAACATCGCGACGATCGAGCCAGGCCTCGGCGCCGTCTCCTTCGCGGGCGTGGTCATCGTGACGATGATCGCCGCCGAATGCTTCGATCCGCGCCTGATGTGGGACGCCGCCGGGCAGAATCCCCACGCGGCGGCGCGCACTGCCCATGCCGAAGACCCGAATACTCCGACCCTTGCGTTGAACGGCCACGCCTATGACTGA
- a CDS encoding mechanosensitive ion channel family protein → MLIRLVLSVILGSVAAAWTAPVFAADATSDLLEPLDRSSPSATYQSFLRASDDLQALFKGYEAAKSVKEALVLRSAATRTRRLLDLGNVPPAARARTGNAAIAYLSDILVRLPLVDPASIPGAPGRDWGKLPDKWRIPGTEIEIARQTTGPQAGDYLFTADTIENLKTYYAEIASRSPLRPALFPNFNEIQANFTGPLIPDSWVRAVPGPLRSIVLDTPIWKTLVIVAAIAVTFVLASLWGSFASRRAGAAGHVGRLVWRISVPAVLFLLFTAAETLVIIQVVPSGRLAVGESIVASIIHYAVGAWAAWIGCFLIVEAIIASPKIPDNSYDAHLLRLAARLAALLSVGAILVYGANDIGIPALGLVAGLGVGGIAVALASQSTIENLFGGLSIFADRPFRIGDSISFGSGAGTVEAIGPRSSRIRASDGALITVPNSDLAKMHITNGSARDKFHFRQTLALRADTRVEALNALLTDLRGLLETEEAIEKCPGSPRVSIVGLAGGTIQIQMSGGIPGVDSTTFGLIQEGLILRTLARIEAAGLHLAVPPPVVPATA, encoded by the coding sequence ATGCTGATTCGTCTTGTTCTCTCGGTGATCCTCGGCTCGGTGGCGGCGGCCTGGACGGCTCCGGTCTTCGCGGCGGACGCGACGTCGGATCTCCTCGAGCCGCTCGACCGCTCGAGCCCGAGCGCGACCTATCAGTCCTTCCTCAGGGCTTCGGACGATCTTCAGGCCCTCTTCAAGGGCTACGAGGCTGCGAAGTCGGTGAAGGAGGCCTTGGTCTTGCGCAGCGCGGCGACCCGGACGCGCCGCCTCCTGGACCTCGGCAACGTGCCGCCAGCCGCCCGCGCGCGGACCGGGAACGCGGCCATCGCCTATCTCTCGGATATTCTCGTGCGCCTGCCGCTCGTCGATCCGGCATCCATTCCCGGGGCGCCGGGCCGTGATTGGGGAAAGCTGCCCGACAAATGGCGCATCCCCGGCACCGAGATCGAGATTGCCCGGCAAACGACGGGTCCCCAGGCCGGGGACTATCTCTTCACCGCAGATACCATCGAGAATCTGAAGACCTACTATGCCGAGATCGCGAGCCGTTCGCCGCTGCGCCCAGCGCTCTTTCCGAATTTCAACGAGATCCAGGCCAATTTTACCGGTCCGCTGATTCCGGATAGCTGGGTTCGTGCCGTGCCCGGCCCGCTGCGGTCCATCGTGCTCGACACGCCGATTTGGAAGACCCTGGTGATCGTCGCAGCGATCGCCGTGACCTTCGTCCTCGCGTCGCTATGGGGCTCGTTCGCGAGCCGGAGGGCCGGTGCGGCCGGCCATGTGGGCAGGCTCGTCTGGCGGATCTCCGTGCCCGCGGTCCTGTTCCTGCTTTTCACCGCTGCCGAGACGCTCGTCATCATCCAGGTCGTGCCGTCCGGCAGATTGGCGGTCGGCGAGAGCATCGTCGCCTCGATCATCCATTACGCGGTCGGGGCCTGGGCGGCCTGGATCGGCTGCTTCCTGATCGTCGAAGCGATCATCGCCTCGCCGAAGATTCCGGACAACAGCTACGATGCCCACCTCCTGCGCCTCGCCGCGCGGCTCGCGGCGCTGCTGTCGGTCGGGGCAATTCTCGTCTATGGCGCGAACGACATCGGTATCCCGGCGCTCGGGCTCGTCGCCGGTCTCGGCGTCGGCGGTATCGCGGTGGCGCTCGCCTCGCAATCGACCATCGAGAACCTGTTCGGCGGTCTCTCGATCTTCGCCGACCGGCCGTTCCGCATCGGCGACTCCATCTCGTTCGGCAGCGGCGCCGGGACCGTGGAGGCGATCGGCCCACGCTCGAGCCGCATCCGCGCGTCCGACGGCGCGCTGATCACGGTGCCGAACAGCGACCTCGCCAAGATGCACATCACCAATGGTTCGGCGCGGGATAAATTCCACTTCCGCCAGACACTCGCGCTCCGGGCCGACACGCGCGTCGAGGCCCTCAATGCGCTGCTCACGGACCTGCGCGGGCTCTTGGAGACGGAAGAGGCGATCGAAAAGTGCCCGGGTTCGCCGCGCGTCAGCATCGTGGGGCTCGCGGGTGGAACGATCCAGATCCAGATGTCCGGCGGAATTCCCGGCGTCGATTCCACGACCTTCGGGCTCATTCAGGAAGGCCTGATTCTGAGGACGCTCGCCAGGATCGAGGCCGCCGGCCTACATCTGGCTGTGCCGCCGCCGGTGGTGCCGGCAACGGCCTGA
- the aguB gene encoding N-carbamoylputrescine amidase has translation MRTVTVAATQMACTEDARHNIETAERLVRKAHAVGAQIVLIQELFETLYFCQDQIGDFFALAAPFESNPLIAHFARLAAELKVVLPVSFFERAGRAYFNSVAIVDADGRVLGLYRKSHIPDGPGYTEKYYFSPGDTGFRVWDTAYGRIGVGICWDQWFPEAARAMALAGAELLFYPTAIGSEPQDPTIDSAAHWQRVMQGHAGANMVPVIASNRIGTERGRKGTALTFYGSSFIADQTGAKVAEADRASETVLTHRFDLDAIAASRAAWGLFRDRRPELYRPLLSLDGTAPA, from the coding sequence ATGCGCACCGTCACCGTCGCCGCCACGCAAATGGCCTGCACCGAAGACGCCCGGCACAATATCGAGACGGCCGAGCGCCTCGTCCGGAAAGCCCATGCCGTCGGCGCCCAGATCGTGCTGATCCAGGAGCTCTTCGAGACGCTCTATTTCTGCCAAGACCAAATCGGCGACTTCTTCGCGCTCGCGGCGCCGTTCGAGAGCAACCCGCTGATCGCCCATTTCGCGCGCCTTGCCGCCGAACTGAAGGTGGTCCTGCCCGTCTCGTTCTTCGAGCGCGCGGGACGGGCCTATTTCAACAGCGTGGCGATCGTGGACGCCGACGGTCGCGTGCTCGGCCTCTATCGCAAGAGCCACATCCCAGACGGACCGGGCTACACCGAGAAATATTATTTCTCGCCCGGCGATACCGGCTTTCGGGTCTGGGACACGGCCTACGGCCGCATCGGCGTCGGCATTTGCTGGGATCAATGGTTCCCCGAGGCCGCGCGCGCCATGGCCCTCGCGGGCGCGGAGCTGCTGTTCTATCCGACCGCCATCGGCTCCGAGCCGCAGGACCCGACGATCGATAGCGCCGCCCACTGGCAGCGCGTGATGCAGGGACACGCCGGCGCCAACATGGTGCCGGTGATCGCCTCCAACCGCATCGGCACCGAGCGGGGCCGCAAGGGCACGGCGCTGACCTTCTACGGTTCCTCCTTCATCGCCGACCAGACCGGCGCGAAGGTCGCCGAGGCGGACCGAGCAAGCGAGACGGTGCTCACCCATCGCTTCGATCTCGACGCGATCGCGGCGAGCCGCGCCGCGTGGGGCCTGTTCCGCGACCGCCGGCCCGAGCTCTACCGGCCGCTTCTGAGCCTCGACGGAACGGCGCCGGCCTGA
- a CDS encoding TetR/AcrR family transcriptional regulator codes for MTASPKVRPEGSAVAVRAQRRTRQEHQEEKRRRILEAARRVFTREGYDRASMNDIAVEAGVSKPTLYVYFEHKEALFAALIADLKKELPECGSFELDPHEDVRETLVEYASALLWKITRPEHISVVRMVIAASEAFPEIGRMTYAAGPQIGIERLASYLKGQTERGTLAIDDPEFAALQLLSMTQAAHLRQMLFAVIDRPPVDEIRRHAERTVELFLKLYRVEAR; via the coding sequence GTGACCGCAAGTCCCAAAGTCCGACCGGAGGGGAGCGCCGTCGCGGTGCGTGCCCAGCGGCGCACGCGGCAGGAGCACCAGGAGGAGAAGCGTCGGCGCATCCTCGAAGCGGCACGGCGCGTCTTCACCCGCGAGGGCTACGACCGGGCGAGCATGAACGACATCGCCGTCGAAGCGGGCGTGTCGAAGCCGACGCTCTACGTCTATTTCGAGCACAAGGAAGCGCTGTTCGCCGCGCTCATCGCGGATCTCAAGAAGGAGCTGCCGGAATGCGGCAGCTTCGAACTCGACCCGCATGAGGATGTCCGCGAGACGCTGGTCGAATATGCGTCAGCGCTTTTGTGGAAGATCACGCGGCCCGAGCACATTTCGGTCGTCCGCATGGTGATCGCGGCCTCCGAAGCGTTCCCTGAGATCGGGCGCATGACCTACGCCGCAGGACCGCAGATCGGGATCGAGCGGCTCGCGAGCTACCTGAAGGGGCAGACGGAGCGGGGCACGCTCGCCATCGACGATCCCGAATTCGCGGCCCTGCAACTCCTCTCGATGACGCAAGCGGCGCATCTGAGGCAGATGCTTTTTGCGGTCATCGACCGGCCGCCAGTCGACGAAATCCGGCGCCACGCCGAGCGGACGGTCGAACTCTTCCTCAAGCTCTACCGGGTCGAGGCACGCTGA
- a CDS encoding DHA2 family efflux MFS transporter permease subunit yields MAMSFGMFMALLDIQVVSASLSDIQAGLSASTDEMSWVQTSYLIAEVVMIPLSGFLGRVLSTRWLFALSAGGFTITSIMCGFATNISEMIVFRALQGFLGGAMIPSVFAASFTIFPRSKRAAVQPVVGLIATLAPTIGPTVGGYLTEIQSWHWLFFINIIPGIAVTIAAISLIDFDEPNLALMKRFDWWGLIYMALFLCSLEYVLEEGARNDWFQDESIVLFTILTGVGAVAFFYRVATGPEPIVDMTAFKNRNFAVGCLFSFTLGIGLYGLTYIYPLFLGQVRGYTSMMIGETMFLSGLCMFLTAPIAGRLSAKADPRIMLAIGFVGFAISCWLMTKMTSDWDFWELALPQVFRGVSLMLCIIPINNIALGTLSPVQMKGGSGLYNLMRNMGGAFGLAGINTLINKRWDLHIARLHESISDANYQVKAWHATMTQHFADLGPDAQTAALKRLSTLARGQAYVMSLADIFLMLAAIFIVLLPMVFLFRRPRAGGGGGGH; encoded by the coding sequence ATGGCGATGTCGTTCGGGATGTTCATGGCGCTGCTCGACATCCAGGTCGTCTCGGCCTCCCTGAGCGACATCCAGGCCGGCCTCTCCGCGAGCACCGACGAGATGTCGTGGGTGCAGACGAGCTATCTCATCGCCGAAGTGGTGATGATCCCGCTCTCGGGTTTCCTCGGTCGCGTGCTGTCGACGCGCTGGCTGTTCGCGCTCTCCGCCGGCGGTTTCACGATCACCAGCATCATGTGCGGCTTCGCGACGAACATCTCGGAGATGATCGTCTTCCGCGCGCTCCAGGGCTTCCTCGGCGGCGCGATGATCCCGAGCGTGTTCGCCGCGTCCTTCACGATTTTCCCGCGCTCCAAGCGCGCCGCAGTGCAGCCTGTCGTCGGCCTGATCGCGACGCTCGCCCCCACCATCGGCCCGACCGTCGGCGGCTACCTGACCGAGATCCAGTCCTGGCACTGGCTGTTCTTCATCAACATCATCCCCGGCATCGCGGTGACGATCGCCGCGATCAGCCTGATCGATTTCGACGAGCCCAACCTCGCGCTGATGAAGCGATTCGATTGGTGGGGCCTGATCTATATGGCCCTTTTCCTCTGCAGCCTCGAATATGTGCTGGAGGAAGGGGCGCGCAACGACTGGTTCCAGGACGAGAGCATCGTCCTCTTCACCATCCTGACCGGCGTCGGAGCGGTCGCCTTCTTCTACCGGGTGGCGACGGGTCCGGAACCAATCGTCGACATGACGGCGTTCAAGAACCGCAATTTCGCGGTCGGTTGCCTGTTCTCCTTCACGCTCGGTATCGGCCTCTACGGGCTAACCTACATCTATCCGCTCTTCCTCGGGCAGGTGCGTGGCTACACGTCGATGATGATCGGCGAAACCATGTTCCTCTCCGGCCTCTGCATGTTCCTCACGGCTCCCATCGCCGGCCGTCTTTCCGCCAAGGCCGACCCGCGCATCATGCTCGCGATCGGGTTCGTCGGCTTCGCTATCTCGTGCTGGCTGATGACCAAGATGACGTCGGACTGGGACTTCTGGGAATTGGCGCTGCCTCAGGTGTTCCGCGGCGTGTCGCTGATGCTGTGCATCATCCCGATCAACAACATCGCGCTCGGCACGCTGTCGCCGGTGCAGATGAAGGGCGGTTCGGGCCTCTACAACCTGATGCGCAACATGGGCGGCGCCTTCGGTCTCGCCGGCATCAACACGCTCATCAACAAGCGCTGGGACCTGCACATCGCGCGGCTCCACGAGTCGATCAGCGACGCGAACTACCAGGTCAAGGCCTGGCACGCGACGATGACCCAGCATTTCGCCGATCTCGGCCCCGACGCGCAGACCGCGGCACTGAAGCGGCTGAGCACGCTCGCCCGCGGTCAGGCCTACGTCATGTCGCTCGCGGACATCTTCCTGATGCTCGCGGCGATCTTCATCGTGCTTCTGCCGATGGTCTTTCTGTTCCGCCGCCCGCGGGCGGGCGGAGGCGGCGGCGGGCATTGA
- a CDS encoding PqiC family protein, whose product MPPRFRAPLLIAGSLALALAGCASPDPKLYTLSQVAGPVQTKAPTRIEVRSVSIARYLDRPQVVRSTSNNQIAIGGNERWGDPLGSMVSRIVAENLGQRLPKAVVFNGDSALSVTPNALVEIDIQRMDLDHSGSVVLAAQIAVSRGNGTPAVKTVRYEVRPASTDTKDLVRAMSTALGQLSDAIVQMLG is encoded by the coding sequence ATGCCGCCGCGTTTCCGCGCCCCGCTCCTGATTGCCGGCAGCCTCGCGCTCGCCCTCGCCGGCTGCGCTTCGCCGGACCCGAAGCTCTACACCCTGTCCCAGGTTGCGGGGCCGGTGCAGACCAAGGCACCGACCCGCATCGAGGTGCGCTCCGTTTCGATCGCGCGCTATCTCGACCGGCCGCAGGTGGTCCGTTCGACGAGCAACAACCAGATCGCCATCGGCGGCAACGAGCGCTGGGGCGACCCGCTCGGCTCGATGGTGTCGCGCATCGTCGCGGAAAATCTCGGCCAGCGCCTGCCGAAGGCGGTCGTCTTCAACGGCGACAGCGCGCTTTCGGTCACGCCGAACGCGCTCGTCGAGATCGACATCCAGCGCATGGATCTCGACCATTCGGGCTCGGTGGTGCTGGCGGCGCAGATCGCCGTGTCGCGCGGCAACGGCACGCCCGCTGTCAAGACGGTGCGCTACGAGGTGCGTCCGGCCTCGACGGATACGAAGGACCTCGTCCGTGCCATGAGCACGGCGCTCGGCCAGCTCTCCGACGCCATCGTGCAGATGCTGGGCTGA